The Myxocyprinus asiaticus isolate MX2 ecotype Aquarium Trade chromosome 31, UBuf_Myxa_2, whole genome shotgun sequence genome has a segment encoding these proteins:
- the sst1.1 gene encoding somatostatin 1, tandem duplicate 1, with protein sequence MLSTRIQCALALLSLALAVSSVSAAPSDAKLRQLLQRSLLNPAGKQELARYTLADLLSELVQAENEALESEDVSRAVEKDDVRLELERAAGPMLAPRERKAGCKNFFWKTFTSC encoded by the exons ATGCTCTCCACGCGTATCCAATGCGCACTGGCGCTCCTGTCTCTCGCGCTCGCCGTCAGCAGCGTCTCAGCAGCACCTTCAGACGCCAAACTCCGCCAACTTCTACAAAGATCTCTCCTCAACCCGGCTGGAAAACAG GAACTCGCCAGATACACACTTGCAGACCTCCTCTCAGAGCTCGTGCAAGCAGAAAACGAAGCGCTGGAGTCTGAGGATGTGTCTCGCGCTGTGGAAAAAGATGACGTGCGTCTCGAGCTGGAACGAGCCGCCGGTCCCATGCTGGCACCACGCGAGCGCAAAGCCGGATGCAAGAACTTCTTCTGGAAAACTTTCACGTCGTGTTAA
- the LOC127422200 gene encoding somatostatin-2-like, with product MRLCELHCYLALLGLSLVLCDRGTDSQLEPDLDFRHRRLLQRARATGLATQDWTKKDIEELLSQLSLPEIGAHEDGVSTTGGNDDLHLELERSAENTNQLYPRERKAGCKNFYWKGFTSC from the exons ATGAGACTGTGCGAGCTTCATTGTTATTTGGCCCTGTTGGGTCTGTCTCTTGTGCTATGTGACCGCGGTACTGACTCACAACTAGAACCGGACTTGGACTTCCGCCATCGCAGACTTCTGCAGAGAGCACGTGCAACTGGGTTGGCTACACAG GACTGGACTAAGAAAGACATAGAGGAGCTGCTTTCCCAGCTGTCCTTGCCTGAGATAGGGGCTCATGAGGATGGTGTTTCTACGACAGGTGGGAACGATGATCTGCATTTGGAGCTAGAGCGTTCTGCAGAGAACACGAACCAGCTCTACCCTCGAGAACGCAAAGCTGGATGCAAAAACTTCTACTGGAAGGGCTTCACTTCCTGCTGA